The Listeria cossartiae subsp. cossartiae genome includes a region encoding these proteins:
- the lipA gene encoding tyrosine/lipid phosphatase LipA — MKNWVKVTGAGVLSATLLLGGCGAQSEEKAEANVKTEQLSIKPGSQIKLEGAVNVRDLGGYKTTDGQTIKPHKLIRSAELANLTDSDKKKLVNTYDLAQIVDFRTNSEVTAKPDPKLTDVAYTHDSVMKDNGASTSAQDLTASLAKMDNPETFLINANKSFITDETSIQAYKEFFDILLANQDGSVLWHCTAGKDRAGFGTALVLSALGVDKETVIDDYMLSNKYRAAENKKAIEAVAAKTDNKKVIAGMTAVMEVRESYINAAFDEIDAKYGSMDNFLKEKLGLTDAKKEQLKKAYLY; from the coding sequence ATGAAAAATTGGGTAAAAGTAACAGGAGCAGGGGTACTAAGCGCAACATTATTACTAGGGGGATGTGGAGCGCAGTCAGAAGAAAAAGCAGAAGCAAATGTGAAAACGGAACAACTAAGCATAAAACCAGGGAGCCAAATCAAATTAGAAGGCGCTGTAAACGTCCGCGATTTAGGTGGCTACAAAACAACCGATGGCCAAACCATTAAACCACACAAACTCATTCGAAGTGCTGAACTCGCTAATCTAACTGATTCAGATAAGAAGAAACTCGTAAATACATACGATCTTGCTCAAATAGTTGATTTTCGAACGAATTCAGAAGTAACCGCCAAACCAGATCCAAAACTAACAGATGTTGCTTATACCCATGATTCAGTCATGAAAGACAACGGCGCATCCACAAGCGCACAAGATTTAACTGCCAGCCTAGCCAAAATGGATAATCCGGAAACATTTCTAATCAATGCGAATAAAAGTTTTATTACCGATGAAACGTCCATCCAAGCCTATAAAGAATTTTTTGATATACTACTTGCCAACCAAGACGGTTCGGTTCTTTGGCACTGTACGGCTGGAAAAGACCGAGCTGGGTTCGGGACGGCTTTAGTTCTTTCCGCGTTAGGTGTGGATAAAGAGACCGTAATAGATGACTATATGTTATCGAATAAATACCGCGCCGCTGAAAATAAAAAAGCCATCGAAGCCGTGGCAGCAAAAACCGATAATAAAAAAGTTATCGCTGGAATGACCGCGGTAATGGAAGTACGTGAATCTTATATCAACGCAGCCTTCGATGAAATTGACGCTAAATATGGTTCGATGGATAACTTTTTAAAAGAAAAACTCGGCCTAACTGATGCGAAAAAAGAACAACTAAAAAAAGCATATCTTTATTAA